The following are from one region of the Cytobacillus firmus genome:
- the hemE gene encoding uroporphyrinogen decarboxylase codes for MTNSFNDTFLKAARGEQTEHVPVWYMRQAGRSQPEYRAIKEKYSLFEITHQPELCAYVTRLPVEQYNNDAAILYKDIMSPLPAIGVDVEIKSGIGPVISNPIRSKADVEKLGEINPEEDVPYVLDTIKLLTQEQLTVPLIGFAGAPFTLASYMIEGGPSKNYNKTKAFMYAEPEAWFALMDKLGEMTITYVKSQVKAGAKAIQIFDSWVGALNVEDYRYFIKPVMNRIFSALKEENVPLIMFGVGASHLALEWHDLPLDVVGLDWRLPIQEARAKGITKTVQGNLDPAILLAPWEVIEEKAKAILDQGMAQPGYIFNLGHGVFPEVNPDTLKKLTAFIHEYSASKLSK; via the coding sequence ATGACGAACTCATTTAATGATACATTTCTGAAAGCAGCAAGAGGAGAACAGACAGAGCATGTTCCTGTATGGTACATGCGCCAGGCCGGCCGCTCACAGCCGGAGTATAGAGCAATTAAAGAAAAGTACTCCCTATTCGAAATTACACACCAGCCTGAGCTTTGTGCTTATGTAACAAGGCTGCCGGTAGAGCAGTATAACAATGATGCTGCCATTCTTTATAAAGACATTATGTCACCGCTTCCAGCCATTGGGGTGGATGTGGAAATTAAATCAGGAATCGGCCCTGTTATATCAAATCCAATCCGTTCCAAAGCAGACGTAGAGAAGCTTGGTGAAATCAATCCGGAAGAGGATGTTCCATATGTCCTGGATACTATTAAGCTTCTTACTCAAGAACAGCTGACTGTTCCTCTTATCGGTTTTGCAGGTGCTCCGTTTACTCTTGCCAGTTATATGATTGAAGGCGGTCCATCAAAGAATTACAACAAAACAAAAGCATTTATGTATGCAGAGCCTGAAGCCTGGTTTGCATTAATGGATAAGCTTGGAGAAATGACTATTACCTACGTGAAGTCCCAAGTCAAAGCAGGTGCAAAAGCCATCCAGATTTTCGATTCATGGGTTGGTGCCTTGAATGTGGAAGATTACCGCTATTTTATCAAGCCGGTAATGAATCGCATTTTCTCTGCCCTGAAAGAAGAGAATGTTCCTCTGATCATGTTCGGTGTAGGCGCAAGCCATCTTGCACTGGAGTGGCATGATCTGCCGCTCGATGTAGTGGGGCTTGATTGGAGACTTCCGATTCAGGAAGCCAGGGCAAAAGGCATCACCAAAACAGTTCAGGGTAATCTTGACCCTGCGATTCTCCTTGCCCCTTGGGAGGTTATCGAGGAAAAAGCAAAAGCTATTCTTGATCAGGGAATGGCTCAGCCGGGTTATATTTTCAACCTTGGACACGGTGTTTTCCCAGAGGTTAATCCTGATACATTAAAGAAATTGACTGCTTTTATTCACGAATACTCTGCCTCAAAATTAAGCAAGTAG
- a CDS encoding TetR/AcrR family transcriptional regulator produces MSADRKQQILEAATKSFSLFGYKATTMDQVAKLANVGKGTIYNFFKNKEELFDEIIHTLITEMKNAADEALDPSLPFHKNVHRGLYKILEFRMKHQLTIKLFQEAKEMGTPAVTEVIGKVEDAIIKYVKDKVTLAIERGEIRECDPELTSFVMLKLYIALIFDWEQRHEPLEKEKIALLFEQYIMKGLSN; encoded by the coding sequence ATGTCAGCAGATCGGAAACAGCAGATTCTTGAAGCAGCCACAAAATCATTTTCTCTTTTCGGCTATAAAGCAACCACAATGGATCAGGTTGCAAAGCTTGCGAATGTTGGAAAAGGCACTATCTATAATTTCTTTAAAAATAAAGAAGAGCTGTTTGATGAAATTATCCATACGCTTATCACGGAAATGAAAAATGCAGCCGATGAAGCGCTTGATCCTTCTTTGCCATTTCACAAAAATGTTCATCGGGGATTGTATAAAATACTTGAATTCCGCATGAAGCATCAGCTGACAATAAAGCTTTTCCAGGAAGCAAAGGAAATGGGCACTCCTGCTGTTACGGAGGTGATTGGGAAAGTGGAGGATGCGATAATTAAATATGTAAAAGATAAAGTTACACTTGCCATTGAAAGAGGAGAAATCCGGGAATGCGATCCGGAACTGACTTCCTTTGTCATGCTTAAGCTTTATATTGCACTTATTTTTGATTGGGAACAGCGTCATGAACCACTGGAAAAAGAAAAAATAGCTCTTCTATTTGAACAATACATTATGAAAGGATTATCGAACTAG
- a CDS encoding MBL fold metallo-hydrolase, with translation MKLTVIGSWGGYPKANGASSGYLLEHEGFHLLVDCGSGVLSKMQNFFQPEDLDGLIISHYHPDHIADIGVLQHARLIQGFLGKKTAALPIYGHSFDQPEFAKLTYKDITKGVAYDPEGTLTAGPFQIRFMKTNHPVPCYAMRIEADGKSLVYTADTSYKEELVAFSENADLLVCECNFYGHQNGKNAGHMTSLDAGTLASIAKVNNLLLTHLPHYGELRKLKEEAATKYAGPISIADYQWSHIF, from the coding sequence ATGAAGTTAACTGTAATCGGCAGCTGGGGCGGATATCCTAAAGCAAATGGGGCCAGTTCCGGGTATTTGCTTGAGCATGAAGGATTTCATTTGCTGGTCGACTGCGGAAGCGGCGTGCTTTCAAAAATGCAGAATTTTTTTCAGCCAGAAGACTTAGATGGGCTGATTATCTCGCATTACCATCCAGATCATATTGCGGATATAGGAGTGCTGCAGCATGCAAGGCTCATTCAGGGCTTCCTGGGCAAGAAAACAGCTGCACTCCCGATTTATGGACATTCTTTCGACCAGCCTGAATTTGCCAAACTTACATATAAGGATATTACAAAAGGAGTTGCCTATGATCCTGAAGGCACTCTCACAGCAGGGCCATTTCAAATCCGCTTTATGAAAACCAATCATCCTGTGCCATGTTATGCAATGAGAATTGAAGCAGACGGCAAATCACTTGTTTACACGGCAGATACTTCTTATAAAGAAGAGCTGGTGGCATTTAGCGAAAATGCTGATCTATTAGTTTGCGAGTGTAATTTTTATGGTCATCAGAACGGGAAAAATGCAGGGCATATGACAAGCCTGGATGCTGGAACATTGGCAAGCATTGCAAAGGTGAATAATCTGCTGCTGACACATTTGCCTCATTATGGTGAACTTCGAAAGCTGAAGGAGGAGGCAGCGACTAAATATGCCGGTCCTATTTCTATAGCCGATTACCAATGGTCTCATATTTTTTAA
- the yhfH gene encoding protein YhfH, giving the protein MIQNIMEFFRNLPAKQCSECGKSIDEQHECYGNKCEKCMGMTDL; this is encoded by the coding sequence ATGATTCAAAACATTATGGAGTTTTTTAGAAACCTGCCGGCAAAGCAATGTTCAGAATGCGGGAAGTCGATCGACGAACAGCATGAATGCTACGGAAACAAGTGCGAAAAATGCATGGGAATGACAGATTTATAG
- the hemH gene encoding ferrochelatase: MGKKRMGLLVMAYGTPYKEEDIERYYTHIRRGRKPSEEMLEDLRSRYEAIGGISPLAEITKDQAEKLEQHLNEIQDEYEFKMYIGLKHIEPFIEDAVKQMHEDGIEEAVSIVLAPHFSTFSVKSYNGRAKEEAEKLGGLEITSVESWYKEPKFIKYWADRVKETFDKMPADEKDSAVLIVSAHSLPEKILQSGDPYPHQLQETADLIAEQAGVNNYAVGWQSAGNTPEPWLGPDVQDLTRDLYENKGYKAFVYTPVGFVSDHLEVLYDNDYECKVVTDELGASYYRPEMPNSQPEFIDAMSDAIFKLLNR, translated from the coding sequence ATGGGTAAAAAAAGAATGGGTTTACTTGTAATGGCTTATGGAACTCCCTATAAGGAAGAAGACATTGAGCGTTACTATACACATATCCGCAGAGGAAGAAAGCCTTCTGAGGAAATGCTTGAAGATTTAAGAAGCAGGTATGAAGCGATCGGCGGAATATCGCCGCTTGCAGAAATTACTAAAGATCAGGCTGAAAAGCTTGAGCAGCATTTAAATGAAATTCAGGACGAGTATGAATTCAAAATGTATATTGGATTGAAGCATATTGAACCTTTCATAGAAGATGCGGTTAAACAAATGCATGAAGATGGGATTGAGGAAGCTGTAAGCATTGTTCTTGCACCTCATTTCTCAACCTTCAGCGTGAAATCATATAACGGCCGAGCCAAGGAAGAGGCTGAAAAGCTTGGCGGCCTTGAAATAACGTCAGTTGAAAGCTGGTATAAAGAGCCTAAGTTTATTAAATATTGGGCTGATCGGGTAAAAGAAACCTTCGATAAAATGCCTGCTGACGAAAAAGATTCTGCAGTGTTAATTGTTTCTGCACATAGTTTGCCGGAAAAAATCCTGCAATCCGGAGATCCATATCCGCACCAGCTGCAGGAAACAGCTGACCTCATAGCCGAACAGGCTGGTGTCAACAACTATGCTGTCGGCTGGCAAAGTGCAGGAAACACACCTGAGCCATGGCTTGGGCCTGATGTGCAGGATTTGACAAGAGATCTTTATGAAAATAAAGGCTACAAAGCATTCGTGTACACACCTGTAGGTTTTGTGTCGGATCATCTTGAAGTGCTGTACGATAACGATTATGAATGCAAAGTTGTCACTGATGAGCTGGGAGCAAGCTATTACCGCCCTGAAATGCCGAATTCTCAGCCTGAGTTTATTGATGCAATGTCAGATGCCATTTTTAAATTGCTGAATAGATAA
- a CDS encoding YhgE/Pip domain-containing protein translates to MKSKLFLKEFSAIIKNKKLLIPIIAVMFIPVLYSGMFLWAFWDPYDHLDDLPVAIVNEDAGAVLEGNELHLGNDLVDNLKESKDFNFQFVDKEEAYKDLNDQQYYMLVEIPKDFSKNATTLLEDKPQKMNLIYVPNESYNFLSAQIGGTAVEKIKASLSEKVTETYAETMFDKVGELADGIGQASDGALQISEGAADLKDGSRTLHEKLELLADKSIEFNNGVSTASKGSMEIAEGATSLSEGLGKLAGGQSELRNASGQLESGSEDLSAGVTQTKEGILTVKEKLPVMIDGTEQLENGANTLSSSLEQWQTEAQKLSGGTALLEQRLQSILSQLPEGSPEKAELQTALAQLKTGSAQLAESAGKLSSGGAELSQRMGQLKAGQQQLQQGINQLAQGTAELENGSLKLVQGHKDFDAGMETFAQKFGEAQAGAERLAGGAADLSGGLGKLTQGSAAFADGSKQLEAGAGKVAEGNSQIYEGSSELANKLADGAENASSVNASDKTYNMMANPVEIDNEKVTEVPNYGTGFAPYFLSLGLFVGALLLSIVFPLREPAGVPRSGFSWFASKFGILAGIGIIQGLIAAVILLLGLGLEVQSVPLFLLFTILTSLTFIALIQFFVTVMGDPGRFVAIIILILQLTTSAGTFPLELIPNALQPISSYLPMTYSVSGFKAVISSGNFDFMWENAAILLSFGALFIAGSFVYFTAMHKKKFAAAAEQTK, encoded by the coding sequence GTGAAAAGCAAACTTTTCCTTAAGGAGTTTTCAGCCATAATAAAAAACAAAAAGCTACTGATTCCGATTATAGCAGTCATGTTTATTCCGGTTTTATACAGTGGAATGTTCCTGTGGGCATTCTGGGATCCATACGATCATTTAGATGATCTCCCGGTTGCCATCGTTAATGAAGATGCCGGTGCTGTATTGGAAGGAAATGAATTGCACCTGGGCAATGATCTTGTTGATAATTTAAAGGAAAGCAAGGACTTTAACTTTCAATTTGTTGATAAAGAAGAGGCATACAAGGATCTAAATGATCAGCAATACTATATGCTGGTTGAAATTCCTAAGGACTTTTCCAAGAATGCTACCACTCTGCTGGAAGACAAACCGCAGAAAATGAATCTGATTTACGTTCCAAATGAGAGCTATAATTTCTTGTCTGCTCAAATTGGCGGGACAGCTGTTGAAAAAATTAAAGCGTCACTGTCAGAAAAAGTAACTGAAACATATGCAGAAACCATGTTTGATAAGGTAGGGGAACTTGCAGATGGCATTGGACAGGCAAGTGATGGTGCCCTTCAAATCAGTGAAGGAGCAGCTGATCTAAAGGACGGCTCCAGAACCTTGCATGAGAAACTTGAGCTTTTGGCCGATAAATCCATTGAGTTCAATAACGGCGTAAGCACAGCAAGCAAGGGTTCTATGGAAATAGCAGAAGGAGCTACATCTCTTTCAGAAGGTTTAGGCAAACTTGCAGGAGGCCAATCGGAATTGAGAAATGCTTCTGGTCAGCTAGAGTCAGGAAGTGAAGATCTTTCTGCAGGTGTTACACAAACAAAAGAAGGAATCTTAACGGTAAAAGAAAAACTTCCAGTTATGATCGATGGAACCGAACAGCTTGAAAATGGAGCAAACACATTATCTTCATCTCTGGAGCAATGGCAGACGGAAGCGCAAAAACTCAGCGGAGGCACTGCTCTTTTAGAACAAAGGCTGCAGAGCATCTTATCGCAGCTTCCAGAAGGTTCTCCTGAAAAGGCTGAGCTTCAGACTGCACTTGCACAGCTGAAAACCGGATCAGCCCAGCTTGCCGAATCAGCCGGCAAACTATCTAGTGGAGGAGCCGAATTGTCCCAAAGAATGGGGCAGTTAAAGGCAGGACAGCAGCAGCTCCAGCAGGGAATAAATCAGCTTGCCCAGGGAACAGCCGAGCTGGAAAATGGCTCTCTTAAGCTGGTACAGGGCCATAAAGATTTCGATGCGGGAATGGAAACATTTGCTCAGAAGTTTGGTGAAGCACAGGCCGGAGCAGAAAGGCTTGCAGGCGGTGCAGCAGATTTGTCAGGCGGTCTTGGCAAACTGACACAAGGTTCAGCTGCATTTGCAGACGGCTCGAAGCAGCTTGAAGCTGGTGCAGGCAAAGTTGCTGAGGGTAATTCACAAATTTATGAAGGATCGTCTGAGTTAGCAAATAAATTAGCTGATGGCGCTGAAAATGCTTCATCAGTAAATGCCAGTGATAAAACTTATAACATGATGGCAAATCCGGTAGAAATAGATAATGAGAAGGTTACTGAAGTTCCAAACTACGGTACAGGATTTGCACCTTATTTTCTGTCTCTTGGTCTTTTTGTTGGAGCTCTGCTGCTTTCCATTGTATTCCCGCTTAGGGAACCGGCTGGCGTTCCGCGCTCAGGATTCAGCTGGTTTGCAAGCAAGTTCGGAATCCTTGCAGGAATAGGCATTATTCAAGGTCTTATTGCAGCGGTGATCCTATTGCTGGGACTTGGCCTGGAAGTGCAGAGTGTACCATTGTTTCTTCTGTTTACAATCCTGACCAGTTTGACTTTCATAGCGCTTATTCAATTCTTTGTTACTGTCATGGGTGACCCAGGCCGGTTTGTTGCAATTATTATTTTAATACTCCAGCTGACAACGAGTGCCGGTACTTTTCCGCTTGAGCTGATTCCTAATGCACTTCAGCCAATCAGTTCATATTTGCCTATGACCTATTCAGTTTCCGGTTTTAAGGCAGTCATTTCAAGCGGCAATTTTGATTTTATGTGGGAGAATGCGGCAATTCTCCTGAGCTTTGGAGCCTTGTTCATTGCAGGATCCTTTGTCTACTTTACTGCCATGCACAAGAAAAAATTTGCAGCTGCTGCAGAGCAGACCAAATAA
- a CDS encoding antibiotic biosynthesis monooxygenase family protein, translating to MKLYMARGTYDFLKKIEEKQPDENMVTMQNTDSALLIHETSGASIFKEPRSYEVIDSSGTFSGAGFAVLNNVPVTDEGRPLFEHRLKNRAGLIENVPGFMAIRVLRPLESNTYVTLTLWQDEKSFKNWQNSKAYEKAHEKRGTESGIDKTPNIFSSAPYMTQYYIPEEE from the coding sequence ATGAAGCTTTATATGGCCAGAGGAACTTACGATTTTTTGAAGAAAATAGAGGAAAAGCAACCCGATGAAAACATGGTTACAATGCAGAATACGGATAGTGCTTTATTAATTCATGAAACTTCAGGCGCCTCCATCTTTAAGGAGCCCCGTTCCTATGAAGTAATCGATTCTTCCGGAACCTTCTCGGGCGCAGGATTTGCCGTTCTGAATAATGTACCTGTTACAGATGAAGGCAGGCCGCTATTTGAGCACCGGCTGAAAAACAGGGCAGGGCTTATCGAAAATGTACCGGGATTTATGGCTATCCGTGTCCTGCGGCCTCTTGAATCCAACACATATGTCACCCTGACTCTATGGCAGGATGAAAAGTCATTTAAAAACTGGCAGAATTCCAAAGCATATGAAAAAGCACATGAAAAGCGCGGAACGGAGAGCGGCATTGATAAGACACCGAACATTTTTTCCAGCGCACCATATATGACTCAATATTATATCCCTGAAGAAGAGTAA
- a CDS encoding fatty acid--CoA ligase family protein, whose translation MNLTEQLHETAIKMGDKTAYYFMDQSSTYAELDGAVTKFADGLSKLGVKKGDHIALLLGNSPHFVIGLHGALRLGATVIPINPIYTPDEIGYIVNNGDVKAVVTLDLLVPLIEKMHQALPKVENYIICETPQGQASEQNLAALSAFSKMKSFTQLIASGDIGFKGPELEEDETAVILYTSGTTGKPKGAMLTHKNLYSNAKDVSDYLHMNENDRVITTLPMFHVFCLTVALNAPLMNGATILIDPKFSPKEIFRLAKKYEPTVFAGVPTMYNFLLQYEDGNPEDLKSLRLCISGGAAMPVALLHGFEKKFNVIVSEGYGLSEASPVTCFNPLDKPRKAGSIGQSIMNVENKVVNELGEEVSVGEVGELIVRGPNVMKGYYKLPEETAATIRDGWLYTGDLAKRDEEGYFYIVDRKKDLILVGGYNVYPREVEEVLYNHGQVVEAAVLGVPDPNLGEAVKCYVVTNNPQLTEELLLAYCAEHLARYKVPSSIEFLEELPKNTTGKILRRALKNQVLQAK comes from the coding sequence ATGAATTTAACAGAGCAGCTGCATGAAACGGCGATTAAGATGGGCGATAAGACTGCCTATTATTTTATGGATCAGTCCAGTACGTACGCGGAGCTTGATGGTGCTGTAACCAAATTTGCGGATGGGCTTTCAAAGCTGGGAGTGAAAAAAGGAGATCATATTGCTCTTTTACTGGGGAATTCACCGCATTTTGTCATCGGCCTGCATGGAGCATTGCGGCTTGGAGCAACTGTTATACCGATCAACCCAATTTATACACCTGATGAAATCGGCTACATTGTAAATAATGGTGATGTAAAAGCGGTTGTCACGCTTGATCTATTAGTGCCGTTAATTGAGAAGATGCATCAGGCGCTTCCAAAGGTGGAAAACTATATTATTTGTGAAACACCCCAGGGACAAGCTTCAGAACAGAATCTGGCTGCATTATCTGCTTTTTCAAAAATGAAATCGTTTACACAATTAATTGCTTCAGGAGATATTGGGTTTAAAGGCCCTGAACTCGAAGAAGATGAAACAGCCGTTATCCTATATACATCCGGTACGACAGGAAAGCCAAAAGGTGCCATGCTTACACATAAAAACCTCTACAGCAATGCAAAGGATGTCAGTGACTATTTACACATGAATGAGAATGACCGGGTTATTACTACTCTGCCTATGTTCCATGTGTTCTGTTTAACGGTTGCTCTCAATGCACCTCTGATGAATGGGGCTACCATTTTAATAGATCCAAAATTCAGCCCGAAAGAGATTTTCAGGCTAGCCAAAAAATATGAACCTACTGTTTTTGCCGGGGTTCCGACTATGTACAATTTCCTTCTTCAATATGAAGATGGCAATCCGGAAGATCTGAAATCATTAAGGCTGTGCATATCAGGTGGTGCTGCCATGCCGGTTGCGCTTCTCCATGGTTTTGAGAAGAAATTCAATGTTATTGTTTCGGAAGGATACGGTCTTTCAGAAGCTTCTCCGGTTACATGCTTCAATCCGCTTGATAAACCGCGTAAAGCAGGATCGATCGGACAATCCATTATGAACGTTGAGAATAAAGTCGTAAATGAATTGGGCGAGGAAGTTTCTGTAGGCGAAGTTGGTGAATTGATCGTACGCGGGCCAAACGTAATGAAGGGGTACTACAAGCTGCCGGAAGAAACCGCCGCCACAATCCGTGATGGCTGGCTTTATACAGGGGACCTTGCAAAAAGGGATGAGGAAGGCTATTTTTATATCGTTGACCGTAAAAAGGATCTTATTTTAGTCGGCGGCTATAATGTGTATCCGCGGGAAGTAGAAGAGGTGCTTTATAATCACGGGCAGGTTGTAGAAGCTGCTGTATTGGGCGTGCCTGACCCGAATCTGGGTGAAGCGGTAAAGTGTTATGTAGTAACAAATAATCCCCAGCTGACAGAAGAATTGCTGCTTGCATACTGTGCAGAGCATCTGGCCAGATATAAAGTGCCTTCATCGATCGAATTTTTAGAGGAGCTTCCAAAGAATACAACTGGCAAAATCTTACGAAGGGCATTGAAGAATCAGGTTCTTCAGGCTAAATAG
- a CDS encoding lipoate--protein ligase, translated as MLFIDNQGITDPRINLAIEEYALKNLDIEETYLLFYINEPSIIIGKNQNTVEEINTEYVEDNGIHVVRRLSGGGAVYHDLGNLNFSFITKDDGDSFHNFQKFTEPVTEALQKLGVNAELSGRNDLMAEGRKISGNAQFSTKGRMFSHGTLLFDSEIESVVSALKVKKDKIESKGIKSIRSRVANISEFLGEKITIEEFRTLLLKNIFGDLDEIPEYKLTDEDWERIHQLSRERYQNWDWNYGRSPKFDLQHSHRFPVGQIDIRLNVTKGKIEGCKIYGDFFGVGDVSEIENKLTGIRYEKSEIEKALEEVEIKHYFGNVTKEEFVNLVY; from the coding sequence ATGCTATTTATCGACAACCAGGGAATCACAGATCCCAGAATTAACCTTGCTATTGAGGAATATGCACTAAAGAATCTTGATATTGAAGAAACCTATTTGCTGTTTTATATTAATGAACCTTCCATTATTATCGGAAAAAACCAGAATACGGTGGAAGAGATTAATACGGAATACGTTGAGGATAATGGCATACATGTTGTCAGAAGGCTATCTGGAGGTGGGGCCGTTTATCATGATTTAGGCAATCTCAACTTCAGTTTTATTACAAAAGATGATGGTGATAGCTTTCACAACTTCCAAAAGTTTACCGAACCAGTTACAGAAGCTTTGCAGAAGCTTGGTGTGAATGCTGAATTAAGCGGCCGGAATGATCTGATGGCAGAAGGAAGAAAAATATCCGGGAATGCCCAGTTTTCCACCAAAGGGAGAATGTTTAGCCATGGCACCCTCTTGTTTGATTCCGAAATTGAAAGTGTTGTTTCAGCGCTTAAGGTAAAAAAAGATAAAATTGAATCAAAGGGCATTAAATCAATTCGAAGCCGGGTTGCTAATATCTCGGAGTTCCTGGGTGAAAAAATCACGATTGAAGAATTTCGCACTTTGCTTCTAAAAAATATTTTTGGAGATTTAGATGAAATTCCGGAGTACAAGCTTACGGATGAGGACTGGGAACGAATTCACCAGCTGTCCAGGGAGCGTTATCAAAACTGGGATTGGAACTATGGAAGATCACCTAAATTTGATCTTCAGCATTCTCATCGCTTCCCTGTTGGTCAAATTGACATCAGACTTAATGTCACAAAAGGAAAAATTGAGGGATGCAAAATATACGGGGACTTCTTTGGGGTTGGCGATGTTAGTGAAATAGAAAACAAGCTGACAGGAATTCGCTATGAAAAGTCAGAGATTGAAAAGGCTCTCGAAGAAGTGGAAATTAAGCATTATTTCGGAAATGTGACGAAAGAAGAATTTGTCAACCTGGTGTATTAA
- the hemY gene encoding protoporphyrinogen oxidase: MQGERQKVIVAGGGITGLAAAYYLQKEAKEKGLALDVKLIEASHRLGGKIQTIIRDGFVIERGPDSFLARKQSATRLAREAGLEKELVRNTSGKSYVLVRQRLYPMPGGSIMGIPTQIAPFITTGLFSPAGKARAAADFVLPRSNPSTDQSLGAFFRRRLGDEVVDNLIEPLLSGIYAGDIDQLSLMATFPQFYQVEQKHRSLILGMKKATGSQPKQAGNSKSKEGMFLTLKSGLQSLVDALESKLEPGTVLKGHRIESVIKNGESYTLEMNGGESLNADCIVMAVPHHALCSIFSGRGLFEQFKEMPSTSVATVALAFPEDAIEKDIDGTGFVVSRHSDYTITACTWTHKKWPHSTPKGKVLLRCYVGKAGDEAVVDLSDDQIVKVVLDDLNKTMNINMNPEFSYVTRWKDSMPQYTVGHKERVGLAKKQAQDELPGIFLAGSSYEGLGVPDCIDQAEEAVRNTLEYLQLNKPKAVRV, translated from the coding sequence GTGCAGGGAGAGAGACAGAAAGTTATTGTTGCCGGAGGAGGAATTACGGGTCTTGCTGCAGCTTACTATCTGCAGAAGGAAGCTAAAGAAAAGGGCTTGGCTCTGGACGTTAAGCTCATAGAGGCTTCACATCGCCTTGGGGGCAAGATTCAAACAATAATACGAGACGGTTTTGTGATCGAAAGAGGGCCAGATTCCTTTTTGGCCCGCAAGCAAAGTGCAACGCGTCTTGCCAGGGAAGCAGGCCTGGAAAAGGAACTTGTGAGGAATACATCCGGCAAATCCTATGTACTTGTAAGGCAGCGTCTATATCCAATGCCTGGCGGATCCATCATGGGAATTCCGACACAAATTGCTCCTTTTATTACAACCGGCTTATTCTCTCCCGCAGGAAAGGCAAGAGCAGCGGCTGATTTTGTGCTGCCTCGCTCCAATCCTTCCACTGATCAGTCTCTTGGTGCCTTTTTCAGAAGAAGGCTTGGTGACGAAGTTGTCGATAACTTGATTGAACCGCTTCTCTCTGGCATATATGCAGGCGATATTGATCAATTGAGCCTAATGGCCACCTTCCCGCAGTTTTATCAGGTTGAGCAGAAACATAGAAGTTTAATTCTTGGAATGAAAAAGGCAACAGGCTCTCAGCCGAAACAAGCCGGAAACAGCAAGAGCAAAGAAGGTATGTTCCTTACTTTGAAATCAGGGCTTCAATCACTTGTCGATGCTCTCGAGAGCAAGCTTGAACCCGGGACTGTTCTGAAAGGCCATCGCATTGAATCGGTTATTAAGAATGGCGAAAGCTATACCCTTGAAATGAATGGGGGAGAAAGCCTTAATGCAGATTGCATAGTTATGGCTGTTCCCCACCATGCTTTGTGCAGCATTTTCTCCGGCCGGGGACTTTTTGAGCAGTTTAAAGAAATGCCGTCCACTTCAGTGGCAACTGTAGCTCTGGCTTTTCCAGAGGATGCGATTGAAAAGGATATAGACGGAACGGGTTTTGTTGTTTCACGCCACAGTGATTACACCATTACTGCCTGTACCTGGACACATAAAAAATGGCCTCATTCTACCCCAAAAGGAAAAGTGCTTCTGCGCTGTTACGTTGGCAAAGCCGGTGATGAAGCAGTTGTGGATCTGTCAGATGATCAAATTGTTAAAGTTGTGCTTGATGACTTAAATAAAACGATGAATATTAATATGAATCCTGAATTTAGTTATGTAACAAGATGGAAGGATTCTATGCCTCAGTATACCGTTGGACATAAAGAACGCGTCGGACTGGCAAAGAAACAGGCGCAGGATGAACTCCCGGGCATTTTTCTGGCAGGAAGTTCGTATGAAGGTCTTGGTGTTCCAGACTGCATAGATCAGGCAGAAGAAGCAGTTCGAAATACATTAGAATACCTGCAACTCAACAAGCCAAAAGCTGTCCGTGTGTGA